The following proteins come from a genomic window of Gemmatimonadaceae bacterium:
- a CDS encoding type II toxin-antitoxin system HicB family antitoxin — MNQYLVVMERTTTGYGVYIPDLPGCVSTGRTKAQAERNAREAIELHLEGLREEGQPIPKASSTAAFVTVAE; from the coding sequence ATGAATCAATATCTGGTCGTGATGGAACGTACTACAACCGGCTACGGTGTTTACATCCCCGATTTGCCCGGCTGCGTATCAACAGGTCGAACAAAAGCGCAGGCGGAGCGAAATGCGCGTGAGGCGATCGAGCTCCATCTCGAGGGTTTGCGTGAGGAGGGCCAGCCTATCCCCAAGGCTTCCTCGACTGCGGCGTTTGTCACCGTAGCCGAATAA